The following are encoded together in the Cyanobacterium aponinum PCC 10605 genome:
- a CDS encoding GumC family protein, which yields MLPEKSNISSFSKSNNYDKNSFASGEINQGFVPSLSALENNLEKKEQSQEEDNGKTPYLLELFKRRWAFILGATLGVTTGVTWWTFQQSPIYQGKFMLLVEKPMESQTQQNQLGTGLDGGNTNTNIDYSTEVQILGSASVLSPILKEISDRYPDIYEDINLQNLENLDIKQLDKTKLIEVSFRDEDPEKIAFVLDTIASEYLENGLNSGEQNIGEGLKFVRSQIPILEKNINNLQTKIEKLRTDYKFIDPQIQATELTQQLVATEKEFFATQIQIQEAESAYNSIQQNLKLSPEDAIALSYLTESPRYQNLLKQLQEIEIELAKQSAVFTDLSPQIITLKDKQNNILNLIEQEKARYSLRNNNQKNLQEAIAIPSKMRDKLTQDLIAKRDEIKVLNSKKDSLQKVLDNLNQRIASLPAVTREYNNLQRELNTSTESLKRFLETREKLELNNIQNNLNWQIISPPQVGESPVYPIPLYNLLFGLFGGLTFGTVVASIIDKCDRSIYDVKKLKTVTQLPILAEIPFDKNINLTTKKQNIPAFFTSNSPQKESLEKDKLSLSSSLESFRNLYTNISLLTPNLPSKSVVISSSIPREGKSTISLNLAKVATSMGQKVLLIDTDFRLPQLHILVNVDNNQGLTHILTGKIPWQNAIQSPSQWDNLSIITVGEVLSDPSSLLYSQAMSTMMQQIQASQQFDLIIYDSPSLLSFSDGKIIASQTNGLILVVKIGSTKDYELRHVYEQLRVTNTRILGLISNEIR from the coding sequence ATGTTACCAGAAAAGTCTAATATTTCTTCTTTTTCTAAGTCTAATAATTACGATAAAAATTCTTTTGCTTCAGGAGAAATAAATCAAGGTTTTGTCCCTTCTCTTTCAGCATTGGAAAATAATTTGGAGAAAAAAGAACAATCTCAAGAAGAAGATAACGGTAAGACTCCCTATTTATTAGAATTATTCAAAAGGCGTTGGGCTTTTATTTTGGGTGCAACCTTGGGAGTCACAACTGGGGTGACTTGGTGGACTTTTCAACAATCTCCTATTTATCAGGGTAAATTCATGTTGTTAGTAGAAAAACCCATGGAAAGCCAAACACAGCAAAATCAACTTGGAACTGGGCTTGATGGAGGAAATACAAATACTAATATTGACTATAGTACAGAAGTTCAAATATTAGGTAGTGCTAGTGTTTTAAGTCCTATTTTAAAGGAAATTTCTGATCGTTATCCAGATATTTATGAGGATATTAATTTACAGAATTTAGAGAATTTGGATATAAAACAATTGGATAAAACCAAACTAATTGAGGTTAGTTTTCGAGATGAAGATCCTGAAAAAATAGCTTTTGTGTTAGATACTATTGCTTCTGAATATTTAGAAAATGGACTGAATTCAGGAGAGCAAAATATTGGAGAAGGCTTAAAATTTGTTCGTAGTCAGATACCTATTTTAGAAAAAAATATTAATAATTTACAAACAAAAATAGAAAAGTTAAGAACCGATTATAAATTTATTGATCCACAAATTCAAGCAACGGAATTAACCCAACAATTAGTTGCTACAGAAAAGGAATTCTTTGCCACTCAAATACAAATTCAAGAAGCAGAATCGGCTTATAATAGTATTCAACAAAATCTTAAATTATCTCCTGAAGATGCGATCGCACTTAGTTATTTAACAGAATCACCAAGGTATCAAAACTTATTAAAACAGTTACAAGAAATTGAAATTGAATTGGCGAAACAGTCGGCAGTTTTTACAGATTTAAGTCCACAAATTATTACCTTAAAAGACAAACAAAATAATATTCTTAATTTAATAGAGCAAGAGAAAGCTAGATACTCTTTAAGAAATAACAATCAAAAGAATCTACAAGAAGCGATCGCAATTCCTAGTAAAATGAGGGATAAATTAACTCAAGATTTAATTGCAAAAAGAGACGAAATTAAAGTTTTAAATAGTAAAAAAGATAGTTTACAAAAAGTATTAGATAACCTTAACCAAAGAATTGCCAGTTTACCCGCCGTTACTCGTGAATATAATAATTTACAAAGAGAATTAAATACCTCGACAGAAAGTTTAAAGCGCTTCTTAGAAACAAGAGAAAAACTAGAGTTAAATAATATTCAAAATAATCTTAATTGGCAAATTATCTCTCCTCCTCAAGTGGGAGAAAGTCCTGTTTATCCCATTCCTCTTTACAATCTGTTATTCGGTTTATTCGGGGGTTTAACTTTTGGTACGGTGGTTGCTTCAATTATAGATAAATGCGATCGCAGTATTTACGATGTTAAAAAACTAAAAACAGTTACTCAACTGCCTATCTTAGCAGAAATACCTTTTGATAAAAATATTAATTTAACTACTAAAAAACAAAATATTCCCGCTTTTTTTACCTCTAATTCTCCTCAGAAAGAATCATTAGAAAAAGACAAACTTTCACTATCTTCTAGTTTAGAATCCTTCCGTAATCTTTACACAAATATTAGTTTATTAACCCCCAATTTACCCTCAAAATCTGTTGTTATTAGTTCTTCCATTCCCAGAGAAGGTAAATCAACTATTAGCTTAAATCTTGCCAAGGTAGCCACTAGTATGGGACAAAAAGTATTATTAATAGATACAGATTTTCGACTACCTCAATTGCATATATTAGTAAATGTTGACAATAATCAAGGTCTAACTCATATCCTTACAGGCAAAATTCCTTGGCAAAATGCGATTCAATCTCCCAGTCAATGGGATAACCTTTCTATTATCACCGTGGGAGAAGTATTGTCAGATCCAAGTAGCTTATTGTATAGTCAAGCAATGTCCACGATGATGCAACAAATACAAGCGTCTCAACAGTTTGATTTGATTATTTATGATAGTCCTTCTTTATTAAGTTTTTCTGACGGTAAAATAATAGCATCTCAAACAAATGGATTAATTCTCGTGGTCAAAATTGGTAGCACTAAAGATTATGAATTGAGGCACGTTTATGAACAATTAAGAGTTACCAATACAAGAATATTAGGATTAATTTCTAACGAAATAAGATAA